A genomic region of Staphylococcus roterodami contains the following coding sequences:
- a CDS encoding general stress protein: MADITVVNDTGELYNVINQKKSEGYLETELAIISKSKLHLNDLHDSEISLISTSGTFSDRMTKLLTGEDGEHAVLSRYNLAPDELEKYKQLILEDKMLVVAVRDNSSHKEVQEHNSAYEEIDITHFAEASKGPKA, translated from the coding sequence ATGGCAGATATTACTGTAGTAAATGACACTGGTGAATTATACAACGTAATCAATCAAAAAAAATCTGAAGGTTATTTAGAAACAGAATTAGCGATTATAAGTAAAAGTAAATTGCATTTAAATGACTTACACGATTCTGAAATCTCCCTTATCTCAACAAGTGGCACGTTTAGCGATAGAATGACTAAATTGTTAACAGGTGAAGATGGTGAACATGCTGTCTTATCAAGATATAATTTAGCACCTGATGAATTAGAAAAATATAAGCAACTTATTTTAGAAGACAAAATGTTAGTTGTAGCTGTGCGTGACAATTCATCACATAAAGAAGTTCAAGAACATAACTCAGCATATGAAGAAATTGATATTACTCATTTTGCTGAAGCGTCAAAGGGTCCTAAAGCTTAA
- the xpt gene encoding xanthine phosphoribosyltransferase: MELLGQKVKEDGVVIDEKILKVDGFLNHQIDAKLMNEVGRTFYEQFKDKGITKILTIEASGIAPAIMAALHFDVPCLFAKKAKPSTLTDGYYETSIHSFTKNKTSTVIVSKEFLSEEDTVLIIDDFLANGDASLGLYDIAQQAKAKTAGIGIVVEKSFQNGHQRLEEAGLTVSSLCKVASLEGNKVTLVGEE, encoded by the coding sequence GTGGAGTTACTAGGACAAAAAGTAAAAGAAGACGGCGTTGTCATTGATGAAAAAATATTGAAAGTCGATGGATTTTTAAATCATCAAATTGACGCAAAGTTAATGAATGAGGTAGGGCGTACTTTTTACGAGCAGTTTAAAGATAAGGGAATCACTAAAATTTTAACCATTGAAGCTTCAGGTATCGCACCAGCAATTATGGCTGCACTTCATTTTGATGTACCATGCTTATTTGCAAAAAAAGCAAAGCCTAGTACTTTGACAGATGGTTATTATGAAACATCAATTCATTCATTTACTAAAAATAAAACTAGTACAGTCATTGTTTCGAAAGAATTTTTATCAGAAGAAGATACAGTACTGATTATTGATGACTTTTTAGCGAATGGAGATGCGTCATTAGGTTTATACGATATCGCACAACAAGCTAAAGCTAAGACGGCTGGTATTGGTATTGTTGTTGAGAAGAGTTTCCAAAATGGACATCAACGTTTAGAAGAAGCAGGTTTAACAGTTTCATCTCTCTGCAAGGTAGCATCACTAGAAGGTAATAAAGTGACATTGGTGGGAGAAGAATAA
- a CDS encoding purine permease, with product MKNLILSVQHLLAMYAGAILVPIIVGSSLKFTPEQIAYLVTVDIFMCGVATFLQANKVTGTGLPIVLGCTFTAVAPMILIGQTKGIDVLYGSLFLSGILVIIIAPFFSHLVKFFPPVVTGSVVTIIGINLMPVAMNYLAGGQGSKNYGDVKNILLGLMTLIIILVLQRFTTGFIKSIAILIGLVIGTIGAGLLDMVDVSQVNHANWLGIPVPFRFSGFSFDVTSTLVFFIVAIVSLIESTGVYHALSEITGKKLERKDFRKGYTAEGLAIVLGSIFNSFPYTAYSQNVGLVSLSGAKKNNVIYGMVVLLLICGCIPKLGALANIIPLPVLGGAMIAMFGMVMAYGVSILGHIDFKNQNNLLIIAVSVGLGTGISAVPQAFKGLGEQFAWLTQNGIVLGAIAAIILNFFFNGIKYKQTEENVK from the coding sequence ATGAAAAATTTAATCCTAAGTGTTCAACATCTTTTAGCTATGTATGCCGGTGCCATCTTAGTTCCAATTATTGTTGGTTCAAGTTTGAAATTCACACCGGAACAAATCGCTTACTTAGTTACAGTAGATATATTTATGTGTGGTGTCGCTACATTTTTACAAGCCAATAAAGTAACAGGGACAGGATTACCAATTGTTCTTGGATGTACATTCACGGCTGTGGCACCCATGATATTAATCGGTCAAACTAAAGGTATCGATGTGTTATATGGTTCGTTATTCTTATCTGGGATATTGGTTATTATCATCGCACCTTTCTTTTCGCATCTTGTGAAATTCTTCCCGCCAGTAGTAACGGGAAGTGTTGTGACGATTATAGGTATTAATTTAATGCCAGTAGCTATGAACTATTTAGCTGGTGGTCAAGGTTCTAAAAATTATGGAGATGTTAAGAACATTTTATTAGGTTTAATGACATTAATCATTATTCTTGTTTTACAACGATTCACAACTGGATTTATTAAGAGTATTGCTATTTTAATCGGCTTAGTAATTGGAACGATAGGTGCTGGTTTACTAGATATGGTAGATGTAAGTCAAGTCAATCATGCTAATTGGTTAGGGATTCCAGTACCGTTTAGGTTCTCAGGATTCAGTTTTGATGTGACATCGACGTTAGTATTCTTCATTGTAGCTATCGTTAGCTTGATTGAGTCGACAGGTGTCTATCATGCATTAAGTGAAATTACCGGTAAAAAGTTAGAAAGAAAAGATTTTCGTAAAGGTTATACTGCGGAAGGTCTAGCAATTGTGTTAGGATCTATCTTTAATTCATTTCCGTATACAGCCTATTCGCAAAATGTAGGACTCGTTTCTTTATCCGGTGCTAAGAAAAATAATGTTATATACGGCATGGTTGTGTTATTACTTATTTGTGGTTGTATACCTAAACTGGGGGCATTAGCGAATATCATTCCGCTACCTGTGTTAGGCGGTGCCATGATAGCTATGTTTGGCATGGTAATGGCATATGGTGTTAGTATATTAGGACATATCGATTTTAAAAATCAAAACAACTTATTAATTATTGCTGTATCAGTAGGATTAGGTACTGGTATAAGCGCGGTACCACAAGCATTTAAAGGCTTAGGCGAACAATTTGCATGGTTGACTCAAAACGGTATTGTGTTAGGAGCAATCGCTGCAATTATTCTTAATTTCTTTTTTAATGGAATAAAGTATAAACAAACAGAAGAAAATGTGAAATAA
- the guaB gene encoding IMP dehydrogenase, whose amino-acid sequence MWESKFAKESLTFDDVLLIPAQSDILPKDVDLSVQLSDKVKLNIPVISAGMDTVTESKMAIAMARQGGLGVIHKNMGVEEQADEVQKVKRSENGVISNPFFLTPEESVYEAEALMGKYRISGVPIVDNKEDRNLVGILTNRDLRFIEDFSIKIVDVMTQENLITAPMNTTLEEAEKILQKHKIEKLPLVKDGRLEGLITIKDIEKVIEFPNAAKDEHGRLLVAAAIGISKDTDIRAQKLVEAGVDVLVIDTAHGHSKGVIDQVKHIKKTYPEITLVAGNVATAEATKDLFEAGADIVKVGIGPGSICTTRVVAGVGVPQITAIYDCATEARKHGKAIIADGGIKFSGDIIKALAAGGHAVMLGSLLAGTEESPGATEIFQGRQYKVYRGMGSLGAMEKGSNDRYFQEDKAPKKFVPEGIEGRTAYKGALQDTIYQLMGGVRAGMGYTGSHDLRELREEAQFTRMGPAGLAESHPHNIQITKESPNYSF is encoded by the coding sequence ATGTGGGAAAGTAAATTTGCAAAAGAATCATTAACGTTTGATGATGTGTTATTAATTCCAGCACAATCTGATATTTTACCGAAAGACGTTGATTTAAGCGTACAATTATCAGACAAAGTTAAATTGAATATTCCAGTTATTTCTGCTGGTATGGATACAGTAACTGAATCTAAAATGGCGATCGCTATGGCGCGTCAAGGTGGTTTAGGTGTTATTCATAAAAATATGGGCGTTGAAGAACAAGCGGACGAAGTTCAAAAAGTAAAACGCTCAGAAAATGGTGTCATTTCAAATCCATTTTTCTTAACGCCAGAAGAAAGCGTTTATGAAGCAGAAGCATTAATGGGTAAATACCGTATTTCAGGTGTACCAATTGTTGATAATAAAGAAGATCGCAACTTAGTAGGTATTTTAACAAACCGTGACTTACGTTTTATTGAAGACTTCTCAATTAAAATTGTAGATGTAATGACGCAAGAAAATTTAATTACAGCTCCAATGAATACAACACTTGAAGAAGCAGAAAAAATTCTCCAAAAACATAAGATTGAAAAGTTACCATTAGTTAAAGATGGTCGTCTAGAAGGTCTTATTACTATTAAAGATATTGAAAAAGTTATCGAATTCCCTAATGCAGCTAAAGATGAACATGGTCGTCTACTTGTAGCAGCAGCAATTGGTATTTCAAAAGATACTGATATTCGTGCTCAAAAATTAGTCGAAGCAGGTGTAGATGTCTTAGTTATCGATACAGCACACGGTCACTCTAAAGGTGTAATCGATCAAGTAAAACATATTAAGAAGACTTACCCAGAAATCACATTAGTAGCTGGTAACGTTGCAACTGCAGAAGCAACAAAAGATTTATTTGAAGCGGGTGCAGACATTGTTAAAGTCGGTATCGGTCCAGGTTCAATTTGTACAACACGTGTTGTAGCAGGTGTTGGTGTACCACAAATTACAGCAATTTATGATTGTGCAACTGAAGCACGCAAACATGGTAAAGCTATCATTGCTGATGGTGGTATTAAATTCTCAGGAGATATTATTAAAGCATTAGCTGCTGGTGGACATGCGGTTATGTTAGGAAGCTTATTAGCTGGTACTGAAGAAAGTCCAGGGGCTACAGAAATTTTCCAAGGTAGACAATATAAAGTATACCGTGGTATGGGCTCTTTAGGTGCGATGGAAAAAGGTTCAAACGACCGTTACTTCCAAGAAGACAAAGCGCCTAAGAAATTTGTTCCTGAAGGTATCGAAGGACGTACGGCTTATAAAGGTGCGTTACAAGATACAATTTACCAATTAATGGGCGGTGTGCGTGCTGGTATGGGTTATACTGGTTCACACGATTTAAGAGAATTACGTGAAGAAGCTCAATTCACACGTATGGGTCCAGCTGGTTTAGCAGAAAGCCACCCACATAATATTCAAATTACGAAAGAATCACCGAACTACTCATTCTAA
- the guaA gene encoding glutamine-hydrolyzing GMP synthase, with protein sequence MEMAKEQELILVLDFGSQYNQLITRRIREMGVYSELHDHEISIEEIKKMNPKGIILSGGPNSVYEEGSFTIDPEIYNLGIPVLGICYGMQLTTKLLGGKVERANEREYGKAIINAKSDELFAGLPAEQTVWMSHSDKVIEIPEGFEVIADSPSTDYAAIEDKKRRIYGVQFHPEVRHTEYGNDLLNNFVRRVCDCKGQWTMENFIEIEIEKIRQRVGDRRVLCAMSGGVDSSVVAVLLHKAIGDQLTCIFVDHGLLRKGEGDMVMEQFGEGFNMNIIRVNAKDRFMNKLKGVSDPEQKRKIIGNEFVYVFDDEASKLKGVDFLAQGTLYTDVIESGTKTAQTIKSHHNVGGLPEDMEFELIEPINTLFKDEVRKLGIELGIPEHLVWRQPFPGPGLGIRVLGEITEDKLEIVRESDAILRQVIREEGLEREIWQYFTVLPNIQSVGVMGDYRTYDHTVGIRAVTSIDGMTSDFARIDWEVLQKISSRIVNEVDHVNRVVYDITSKPPSTIEWE encoded by the coding sequence ATGGAAATGGCAAAAGAACAAGAGTTAATCCTTGTCTTAGACTTTGGTAGCCAATACAACCAATTAATTACACGCCGAATTCGCGAAATGGGCGTTTATAGTGAATTACATGATCATGAAATTTCAATTGAAGAAATTAAGAAAATGAATCCAAAAGGTATCATCTTATCAGGTGGTCCAAATTCAGTTTATGAAGAAGGTTCATTTACAATTGATCCTGAAATATATAATTTAGGAATTCCAGTACTTGGTATTTGTTATGGTATGCAATTAACTACTAAATTATTAGGTGGTAAAGTTGAGCGTGCTAATGAACGTGAATACGGTAAAGCAATCATTAATGCGAAGTCAGATGAGTTATTCGCTGGCTTACCAGCAGAACAAACAGTTTGGATGAGTCATTCTGATAAAGTTATTGAAATTCCAGAAGGCTTCGAAGTTATCGCTGATAGCCCAAGCACAGACTATGCAGCAATTGAAGATAAGAAACGTCGCATTTATGGTGTGCAATTCCATCCAGAAGTACGTCATACAGAATATGGTAATGACTTATTAAACAACTTCGTACGTCGTGTTTGTGATTGTAAAGGACAATGGACGATGGAAAACTTTATCGAAATTGAAATTGAAAAGATTCGTCAACGCGTAGGCGACCGTCGTGTATTATGTGCGATGAGTGGTGGCGTAGATTCATCTGTTGTTGCTGTATTATTGCATAAAGCAATTGGGGATCAACTAACATGTATCTTTGTAGACCATGGTTTACTTCGTAAAGGTGAAGGTGACATGGTTATGGAACAATTCGGTGAAGGATTCAACATGAATATTATTCGTGTTAATGCGAAAGATCGTTTTATGAATAAATTAAAAGGTGTTTCAGATCCTGAACAAAAACGTAAAATCATTGGTAATGAATTTGTATATGTATTTGATGATGAAGCATCAAAACTTAAAGGTGTAGACTTCCTTGCGCAAGGAACACTTTATACAGACGTTATCGAATCAGGTACTAAGACAGCACAAACAATCAAATCACATCACAATGTTGGTGGATTACCAGAAGACATGGAATTCGAATTAATCGAACCAATCAATACATTGTTTAAAGATGAAGTGCGTAAATTAGGTATTGAGTTAGGTATTCCAGAACATTTAGTGTGGAGACAACCATTCCCAGGACCTGGTCTTGGCATTCGTGTACTTGGAGAAATTACTGAAGATAAACTAGAAATTGTTAGAGAATCAGACGCAATTTTACGCCAAGTGATTAGAGAAGAAGGTCTTGAAAGAGAAATTTGGCAATACTTCACAGTGTTACCAAACATTCAATCAGTAGGTGTTATGGGAGACTACCGTACGTATGATCACACAGTAGGTATCCGTGCAGTAACATCTATCGACGGTATGACAAGCGACTTCGCACGTATCGATTGGGAAGTCTTACAAAAGATTTCAAGTCGTATCGTAAACGAAGTAGATCACGTCAACCGCGTAGTCTATGACATTACATCAAAACCACCAAGCACAATTGAGTGGGAATAA
- a CDS encoding type II toxin-antitoxin system PemK/MazF family toxin — MSKNINQANSKLNTSNKKLKQAYSKSDSKNLKVIYMPHWLEFYSIAIHSDVTSNKKRYYKSYSRGTVVYVKLGSNIGSEFSGNHFCVILDNKDNKGKETVTIVPLSSKGNKNYLKLNESVLNLTATDLKKQIIDISSKVQALAQKYRDIDIKLSTEDKKLLSNLNQKANELYRVICVYSKHKGKDTYVNISAITTISKRRISKINDSDPTGTIIISEDDMNEIEKQIKIKFFSN, encoded by the coding sequence ATGTCTAAAAATATCAATCAAGCAAATAGTAAATTAAATACGTCAAACAAAAAACTAAAACAAGCTTATTCAAAATCCGATAGTAAAAACTTGAAAGTTATATACATGCCTCATTGGCTAGAGTTTTATTCAATTGCTATACATAGCGATGTTACAAGCAATAAAAAAAGATATTATAAATCATATAGTAGAGGAACAGTGGTATATGTAAAACTAGGGAGTAATATTGGAAGTGAGTTTTCTGGTAATCATTTTTGTGTAATATTAGATAACAAAGACAATAAAGGAAAAGAAACAGTTACAATAGTTCCACTTTCTTCCAAAGGTAATAAAAATTATTTGAAGTTAAACGAATCGGTGCTAAATCTAACAGCAACAGATTTAAAAAAACAGATTATCGATATCAGTAGTAAAGTACAAGCATTAGCCCAAAAATATAGAGATATTGACATTAAACTTAGCACAGAAGATAAAAAGCTTTTGTCTAACTTAAATCAAAAAGCTAATGAACTGTATAGAGTGATATGTGTTTATTCCAAGCACAAAGGGAAAGATACATACGTTAATATATCAGCAATTACAACAATAAGCAAAAGACGTATAAGCAAAATAAATGATTCTGATCCTACTGGAACGATAATAATTTCAGAAGATGACATGAATGAAATCGAAAAGCAAATAAAGATAAAGTTCTTTTCTAATTGA
- a CDS encoding YjdF family protein: MELSIFYNGQFFVALVEYKMGNKSKFIQYTFGNEPDDLEVLDFIHHQLMKSIDDVQTIVCTKNISRKVNPKRLQRQIAKEQKKPKYSTQAQIAIKKELELKKKQKRKRYKEKRDAFQKRKREIKKVKAKEKHKGH, from the coding sequence ATGGAGCTATCTATTTTTTACAATGGGCAATTTTTTGTAGCATTAGTAGAATATAAAATGGGAAATAAATCTAAATTTATCCAATACACATTTGGGAATGAACCTGATGATTTAGAGGTATTAGATTTTATTCATCATCAATTAATGAAAAGTATTGATGATGTGCAAACTATTGTTTGTACTAAAAATATTTCAAGGAAAGTAAATCCGAAAAGGCTACAAAGACAAATTGCTAAGGAGCAAAAGAAACCTAAATACTCTACCCAAGCACAAATAGCTATTAAGAAAGAATTAGAACTAAAGAAAAAACAAAAACGGAAGCGCTATAAAGAAAAACGTGATGCATTTCAAAAAAGAAAAAGAGAAATTAAAAAGGTTAAAGCAAAAGAGAAGCATAAGGGGCATTAG
- a CDS encoding DUF523 domain-containing protein — MILISSCLIGDNVRYDGGNQLNVRLKKLIDSGKAIHACPELLGGLLIPREPAEIIGGDGFDVWNDAAKVVTISNKDVTDDYKHGAIVTLKILKKYQCDTVILKANSPSCGSQEIYDGNFTGNKKKGVGVATALLINEGIKVYDENTFFDQNMIETIVHEK; from the coding sequence ATGATTTTAATTAGTTCGTGTTTGATAGGCGATAATGTAAGATACGATGGTGGTAATCAATTGAATGTTAGATTGAAAAAATTAATAGACAGCGGAAAAGCTATTCACGCATGTCCAGAATTACTTGGTGGATTATTAATTCCTAGAGAACCTGCAGAAATTATTGGTGGCGATGGTTTTGATGTGTGGAATGACGCTGCAAAGGTTGTTACTATTTCGAACAAAGACGTAACTGACGATTATAAACATGGAGCAATAGTTACATTAAAAATCTTGAAAAAATATCAATGTGATACAGTTATTTTAAAAGCAAATAGCCCATCATGTGGATCACAAGAGATATATGATGGGAATTTTACAGGAAATAAGAAAAAGGGTGTAGGTGTGGCAACTGCTTTACTCATTAATGAAGGTATAAAAGTTTATGATGAAAATACGTTTTTTGACCAAAA